In a genomic window of Ralstonia nicotianae:
- a CDS encoding DUF3313 domain-containing protein yields MNTSHKARHLLIATTCAVLAGCASVQPVAYSGIASSSYMKPNLQDASGRMPYSYATQVDWRKYRRIQIDPVAVYRGADSQFGDMSETDRAALAGYMQAKFAEKLQSRFELANDAGPNTLRLKLTLTGADTTTPVLGTLSRFDIAGGIYNGVQTARGREGTFTGFVMYAVEIYDASNNRLLNAYVTKQYPSPWNLGASIGSLSAAKTGVEKGADALVAQLK; encoded by the coding sequence ATGAACACATCACACAAGGCACGGCACCTGCTGATCGCCACGACCTGCGCCGTGCTGGCGGGCTGCGCAAGCGTCCAGCCCGTTGCGTATTCGGGGATCGCTTCGTCCTCCTACATGAAGCCCAATCTGCAGGACGCGTCCGGCCGCATGCCGTACAGCTACGCCACCCAGGTCGACTGGCGGAAGTACCGGCGCATCCAGATCGATCCGGTGGCGGTCTATCGCGGCGCCGACAGCCAGTTCGGCGACATGAGCGAGACCGATCGCGCCGCGCTGGCCGGGTACATGCAGGCCAAGTTCGCCGAGAAGCTGCAATCGCGCTTCGAGCTCGCGAACGACGCGGGCCCGAACACGCTGCGCCTGAAGCTGACGCTGACCGGTGCGGACACCACCACCCCGGTGCTCGGCACGCTGTCGCGCTTCGATATCGCCGGCGGCATCTACAACGGTGTGCAGACTGCCCGCGGCCGGGAAGGCACCTTCACCGGCTTCGTCATGTACGCGGTCGAAATCTATGACGCGTCCAACAACCGGCTGCTCAACGCCTACGTGACCAAGCAGTACCCCAGCCCGTGGAATCTGGGGGCGAGCATCGGCTCGCTGAGCGCCGCCAAGACCGGAGTCGAGAAAGGGGCCGATGCACTGGTCGCGCAGCTGAAATAA
- the murJ gene encoding murein biosynthesis integral membrane protein MurJ, whose translation MNLLRTLATISGLTMLSRITGLIRETLIARAFGASVYTDAFNVAFRIPNLLRRLSAEGAFSQAFVPILGEFKNRQGEAQTRALIDAVATVMTWFLVAISALGVIGAPLIVTAVATGFKTHESQAYISAVFMTRVMFPYIGLVSLVALASGILNTWRQFGVPAFTPVLLNLSFIVAAVFVAPMLQTPIYAQAYAVMVGGILQLAIQVPSLRRIGMLPRVSLNVRGAWHHPGVRRVLKQMLPATLSVSVAQLSLIINTNIASRLPAGSVSWLNYADRLMEFPTALLGVALGTILLPSLSKASAENHREEYSSLLDWGLRLTVLLAVPSAVGLFVFGAPLTATLFHYGRFNTLDVEMTRQALVSYGIGLIGLIVIKILAPGFYARQDIRTPVKIALVVLVVTQLSNMVFVPTFGHAGLALSISFGATINAALLFLGLRRRGYYHPLPGWGLFLAQVTAAVLLLAGVLLWFAQTFDWVGMGARPLMRVALLGACLILCAVVYFGTLWLTGLKFSTFRKRAI comes from the coding sequence TTGAATCTGCTCAGAACCCTCGCCACGATCAGCGGCCTGACCATGTTGTCACGCATCACCGGCCTGATCCGGGAAACGCTGATTGCCCGCGCCTTCGGGGCCTCGGTCTACACCGATGCCTTCAACGTTGCCTTCCGCATCCCCAACCTCCTGCGCCGACTGTCGGCCGAGGGCGCGTTCTCGCAGGCGTTCGTGCCCATCCTGGGCGAGTTCAAGAACCGCCAGGGCGAGGCCCAGACGCGCGCGCTGATCGATGCGGTGGCGACAGTGATGACGTGGTTCCTGGTGGCGATCTCGGCGCTGGGCGTGATCGGCGCGCCGCTGATCGTCACCGCGGTCGCGACCGGCTTCAAGACGCACGAGAGCCAGGCCTACATCTCGGCGGTGTTCATGACGCGGGTGATGTTCCCGTACATCGGACTGGTGTCGCTGGTGGCGCTTGCGTCGGGCATCCTCAACACCTGGCGCCAGTTCGGGGTTCCGGCCTTCACGCCGGTGCTGCTGAATCTGTCGTTCATCGTGGCGGCCGTGTTCGTGGCGCCGATGCTGCAGACGCCGATCTACGCGCAGGCCTACGCGGTGATGGTGGGCGGCATCCTGCAGTTGGCGATCCAGGTTCCGTCGCTGCGCCGCATCGGCATGCTGCCGCGCGTGTCGCTCAACGTGCGCGGGGCATGGCACCATCCCGGCGTGCGCCGCGTGCTCAAGCAGATGCTGCCGGCCACGCTGTCGGTCTCGGTGGCGCAGCTCAGCCTCATCATCAACACCAACATCGCCTCGCGCCTGCCGGCCGGTAGCGTGTCGTGGCTGAACTACGCGGACCGCCTGATGGAATTCCCGACCGCCCTGCTGGGCGTGGCGCTCGGGACCATCCTGCTGCCGAGCCTGTCCAAGGCCAGCGCGGAAAACCATCGGGAAGAATATTCCTCACTGCTCGACTGGGGCCTGCGCCTGACCGTGCTGCTGGCGGTGCCGTCCGCGGTGGGGCTGTTCGTCTTCGGTGCACCGTTGACGGCCACCCTGTTCCATTACGGCCGGTTCAACACGCTGGACGTGGAGATGACGCGGCAGGCCCTGGTGTCGTACGGCATCGGACTGATCGGGCTGATCGTCATCAAGATTCTGGCGCCGGGCTTTTACGCGCGGCAGGACATCCGCACGCCGGTGAAGATCGCGCTGGTCGTGCTGGTGGTGACGCAGCTGTCCAACATGGTGTTCGTGCCGACGTTCGGACACGCGGGGCTGGCACTGTCGATCAGCTTCGGCGCGACCATCAACGCGGCGCTGCTGTTCCTCGGATTGCGCCGGCGCGGCTATTACCACCCGCTGCCCGGCTGGGGCCTGTTTCTTGCGCAGGTGACAGCAGCCGTGCTGCTGCTCGCGGGCGTGCTGCTCTGGTTTGCGCAGACGTTCGACTGGGTGGGCATGGGTGCCCGGCCGCTGATGCGCGTCGCGCTGCTGGGGGCCTGCCTGATCCTGTGCGCGGTGGTGTATTTCGGTACACTGTGGCTCACCGGCTTGAAGTTCTCCACCTTCAGGAAAAGGGCGATCTGA
- a CDS encoding patatin-like phospholipase family protein has protein sequence MHKPHGKHINLALQGGGAHGAFTWGVLDALLEDGRLSFEGLSGTSAGSMNAVVMLDGLLEGGPERAREKLHAFWLAVSTAGSPFSTMGENAKTLLSGRPFFPDSWPVADWMRMWDSWISATTQGAHYNPLRDLLANQVDFDRLRACPDTKLFLAATDVNTGNVRVFGTPEIDVEVVLASACLPYLYPAIEIDRHHYWDGGYMGNPVLFPFFYETKTQDILLVHVNPIVRKDVPDQPHEVMERLNEITFNASLLREMRAIAFVQKLIAEDWLKPEYRDRLKYIYLHAIRADRPLGDLSSSTKLVTDWSFLTMLKERGRQEAKLWLRKHFDDVGRNGTVDIQNEYLRGQEV, from the coding sequence ATGCACAAGCCGCACGGCAAGCACATCAACCTCGCGCTGCAGGGCGGCGGCGCGCACGGGGCGTTCACTTGGGGCGTGCTCGACGCGCTGCTCGAAGACGGGCGCCTGTCGTTCGAGGGGCTGAGCGGCACCAGCGCCGGCTCGATGAATGCCGTGGTGATGCTCGACGGCCTGCTCGAGGGCGGCCCCGAGCGCGCGCGCGAAAAGCTGCATGCGTTCTGGCTGGCGGTGTCGACCGCGGGCTCGCCGTTCTCCACGATGGGCGAGAACGCCAAGACGCTGCTGTCCGGCAGGCCCTTCTTTCCCGACAGCTGGCCGGTGGCCGACTGGATGCGCATGTGGGACAGCTGGATCAGCGCGACCACCCAGGGCGCGCACTACAACCCGCTGCGCGACCTGCTGGCGAACCAGGTGGACTTCGACCGCCTGCGCGCCTGCCCGGACACCAAGCTGTTCCTCGCCGCCACGGACGTGAACACGGGCAACGTGCGCGTCTTCGGCACCCCCGAGATCGATGTCGAGGTGGTGCTGGCCTCGGCCTGCCTGCCGTACCTGTACCCGGCCATCGAGATCGACCGCCATCACTACTGGGACGGCGGCTACATGGGCAACCCGGTGCTGTTCCCGTTCTTCTACGAGACGAAGACGCAGGACATCCTGCTCGTGCACGTCAACCCGATCGTGCGCAAGGATGTGCCCGACCAGCCGCACGAAGTGATGGAGCGCCTGAACGAGATCACCTTCAACGCGTCCCTGCTGCGCGAGATGCGCGCCATCGCCTTCGTGCAGAAGCTGATCGCGGAGGACTGGCTCAAGCCCGAATACCGGGATCGGCTCAAATACATCTATCTGCACGCCATCCGTGCCGACCGGCCGCTGGGCGACCTGTCGTCCTCGACCAAGCTGGTGACGGACTGGAGCTTCCTGACCATGCTCAAGGAGCGCGGCCGGCAGGAGGCCAAGCTCTGGCTGCGCAAGCATTTCGACGATGTCGGCAGGAACGGCACCGTCGATATCCAGAACGAATACCTGCGCGGGCAGGAGGTCTAG
- a CDS encoding IS3 family transposase (programmed frameshift), translated as MAKYEEAFKRQVVQEYLRGAVGTAGLSQKYGIGRSVIRRWINAWQRHGKSGLRKKHEAYSAEFKLTVLQRMWRDELSYQQVSAVFDLREAGGVSRWDRQYHEGGFDALQPRRKGGAPIMSQSKQDPQPAAQPAQDERSREDLLKENECLRAEVAYLKKFRCPAACQTAAGTKEKAQVVSALRERHSLSSLLKAANLARSTYYYQMATSQAEDRHGALKERIQHIYAQHKGRYGYRRITATLRRAGTLVNHKTVQRLMSALQLKSLVRPKKYRSYRGQVGRVAPNLLQREFEASKPNEKWVTDVTEFNVGGKKLYLSPVLDLYNGEIVAWQTSERPDYTLIREMLDKALRKLRPCETPMLHSDQGWPYQMAAYRRKLAARGLRQSMSRKGNCLDNAAMESFFGTLKSECFRLERFADIDQLRRAIAEYIRYYNHERIKIKLKGLSPVQYRTQPLAA; from the exons ATGGCGAAGTATGAAGAGGCGTTCAAGCGCCAAGTAGTTCAGGAGTATTTGAGGGGGGCCGTTGGGACCGCAGGGCTGAGCCAGAAGTACGGGATAGGCCGTTCTGTGATCCGGCGCTGGATCAACGCGTGGCAGCGCCATGGGAAATCCGGACTACGCAAGAAGCATGAAGCGTATAGCGCCGAGTTCAAGCTGACGGTGCTGCAGCGCATGTGGCGCGACGAGTTGTCCTATCAGCAAGTCAGCGCTGTGTTCGATTTGCGTGAGGCTGGCGGCGTCAGCCGCTGGGACCGCCAGTATCATGAGGGCGGTTTCGACGCCCTACAGCCGCGCCGCAAAGGCGGGGCACCCATCATGTCCCAGTCCAAGCAAGATCCCCAACCCGCTGCGCAGCCGGCTCAAGACGAGCGCTCGCGCGAGGATTTGCTCAAAGAGAACGAGTGTTTGCGCGCGGAGGTGGCGTACCTAAAAAAGT TTAGATGCCCTGCTGCGTGCCAAACAGCAGCAGGCACCAAAGAAAAAGCGCAAGTCGTGAGTGCGCTGCGTGAGCGGCATTCATTGTCGAGCTTGCTCAAGGCCGCGAATCTCGCACGCAGCACGTACTACTACCAGATGGCGACAAGCCAGGCAGAGGATCGTCACGGCGCGCTCAAGGAGCGCATTCAGCACATCTATGCCCAGCACAAGGGCCGATATGGCTACCGCCGGATCACGGCGACGCTCCGTCGGGCAGGGACGTTGGTGAATCACAAGACCGTACAGCGATTGATGTCGGCGCTACAGTTGAAGTCACTCGTGCGGCCGAAGAAATACCGCTCTTACCGCGGGCAAGTCGGGCGGGTTGCTCCCAATCTGCTACAGCGCGAGTTTGAGGCGAGCAAGCCGAACGAGAAGTGGGTAACGGACGTGACGGAGTTCAACGTCGGCGGCAAAAAGCTGTACCTGTCGCCCGTCCTGGACCTGTACAACGGAGAGATCGTCGCCTGGCAAACCAGTGAACGACCTGATTACACGCTGATCCGGGAGATGCTCGACAAGGCGTTGCGCAAGCTGCGCCCGTGCGAGACGCCGATGCTGCATTCGGATCAAGGCTGGCCGTATCAAATGGCAGCGTATCGTCGCAAACTGGCCGCGCGAGGCCTGCGCCAGAGCATGTCCCGCAAAGGCAACTGCCTAGACAATGCGGCAATGGAAAGCTTCTTCGGCACACTCAAGTCAGAGTGCTTCCGGTTAGAGCGCTTCGCGGACATCGACCAACTGCGACGCGCCATTGCCGAATACATCCGGTACTACAATCACGAGCGCATCAAGATCAAGCTAAAAGGGCTGAGCCCTGTGCAATACAGGACTCAGCCCTTGGCCGCCTAA
- the argG gene encoding argininosuccinate synthase — METILQHVPVGQKVGIAFSGGLDTSAALRWMKNKGALPYAYTANLGQPDEEDYDAIPRKALEYGAEKARLIDCRPQLANEGIAAIQAGAFHISTGGITYFNTTPLGRAVTGTMLVAAMKEDDVHIWGDGSTFKGNDIERFYRYGLLTNPALKIYKPWLDQTFIDELGGRAEMSAFMTKEGFGYKMSAEKAYSTDSNMLGATHEAKDLEHLNSGIRIVNPIMGVAFWKPEVEVKAEEVSITFDEGRPVAVNGREIADPVEMFLELNRIGGRHGLGMSDQIENRIIEAKSRGIYEAPGMALLHIAYERLVTGIHNEDTIEQYRINGLRLGRLLYQGRWFDPQAIMLRETAQRWVARAVTGTVTLELRRGNDYSILNTESPNLTYAPERLSMEKVEDAPFSPADRIGQLTMRNLDLMDTRDKLAIYSKAGLLSLGTSSALPQLGGDKK, encoded by the coding sequence ATGGAAACCATCCTGCAACACGTTCCCGTCGGCCAGAAGGTCGGCATCGCCTTCTCCGGCGGCCTGGACACCAGCGCGGCCCTGCGCTGGATGAAGAACAAGGGCGCCCTGCCCTATGCCTACACCGCCAATCTCGGCCAGCCCGACGAGGAAGACTACGATGCCATCCCCCGCAAGGCCCTGGAATACGGTGCAGAGAAGGCTCGCCTGATCGACTGCCGCCCGCAACTGGCCAATGAAGGCATTGCCGCCATCCAGGCCGGCGCCTTCCACATCAGCACCGGCGGCATCACCTACTTCAACACCACGCCGCTGGGCCGCGCCGTGACCGGCACCATGCTGGTGGCCGCCATGAAGGAAGACGACGTCCACATCTGGGGCGACGGCTCCACCTTCAAGGGCAATGACATCGAGCGCTTCTACCGCTACGGCCTGCTGACCAACCCGGCCCTGAAGATCTACAAGCCGTGGCTTGACCAGACCTTCATCGACGAGCTGGGCGGCCGCGCCGAAATGTCGGCCTTCATGACGAAGGAAGGTTTCGGCTACAAGATGAGCGCCGAAAAGGCCTACTCCACCGACTCCAACATGCTGGGCGCCACCCACGAGGCCAAGGACCTTGAGCATCTGAACAGCGGCATCCGCATCGTCAACCCGATCATGGGCGTGGCGTTCTGGAAGCCGGAAGTCGAAGTCAAGGCCGAAGAGGTTTCGATCACCTTCGACGAAGGCCGCCCCGTGGCCGTCAACGGCCGCGAAATTGCCGACCCGGTGGAGATGTTCCTGGAGCTGAACCGCATCGGCGGCCGCCACGGCCTGGGCATGAGCGACCAGATCGAAAACCGCATCATCGAAGCCAAGAGCCGCGGCATCTACGAAGCCCCGGGCATGGCGTTGCTGCACATCGCCTACGAGCGCCTGGTCACCGGCATCCACAACGAGGACACCATCGAGCAGTACCGCATCAATGGCCTGCGCCTGGGCCGCCTGCTGTACCAGGGCCGCTGGTTCGACCCGCAGGCCATCATGCTGCGCGAAACCGCCCAACGCTGGGTGGCCCGCGCCGTGACCGGTACCGTGACGCTGGAGCTGCGCCGCGGCAACGATTACTCCATCCTGAACACCGAGTCGCCCAACCTGACCTACGCGCCCGAGCGCCTGTCGATGGAAAAGGTCGAAGACGCACCGTTCAGCCCGGCCGACCGCATCGGCCAGCTGACCATGCGCAACCTGGACCTGATGGACACCCGCGACAAGCTGGCCATCTACTCCAAGGCCGGCCTGCTGTCCCTGGGCACCAGCAGCGCGCTGCCCCAGCTCGGCGGCGACAAGAAGTAA
- a CDS encoding TetR/AcrR family transcriptional regulator — protein sequence MVDNTTRSERSRKAAIQAALAILSRDGPGQLTFDAIARESGISKGGLMHQFPNKGAVLKALLEHQIEHFDKFTRGYLAAIGEDRPQAHLAAQIATLRESITTPHSVAFAILAALIEDPELLALNRQMEADAIERIRAEATDPDLSLLRMEAAKGLALSALFGLSALSVQERDRLFERLLDDHQWPDAPDAKKPRAARPARKPARSGQSH from the coding sequence ATGGTGGATAACACAACCCGATCGGAACGCTCCCGCAAGGCCGCCATCCAGGCGGCGCTGGCCATTCTTTCGCGCGATGGTCCGGGCCAATTGACGTTCGATGCCATCGCGCGGGAGAGCGGCATCAGCAAGGGCGGACTGATGCACCAGTTCCCCAACAAGGGCGCGGTGCTCAAGGCGCTGCTCGAGCACCAGATCGAGCACTTCGACAAGTTCACCCGAGGCTATCTGGCCGCGATCGGCGAAGACCGGCCGCAGGCCCACCTTGCCGCACAGATCGCAACGCTGCGCGAGAGCATCACGACCCCCCACTCCGTCGCGTTCGCCATCCTCGCCGCGCTGATCGAAGACCCGGAACTGCTCGCCCTCAACCGGCAGATGGAAGCCGATGCGATCGAACGCATCCGGGCCGAGGCGACCGATCCGGACCTGTCGCTCCTGCGCATGGAGGCCGCCAAGGGACTCGCGCTGAGCGCGCTGTTCGGACTGAGCGCCCTGTCCGTACAGGAACGCGATCGCCTGTTCGAGCGATTGCTGGACGACCACCAATGGCCGGATGCTCCGGATGCCAAGAAGCCGCGCGCCGCGCGGCCCGCACGCAAGCCGGCCCGCAGCGGCCAGAGCCACTGA
- a CDS encoding SirB1 family protein: MATKVLDYFSALVADDDSIPLTETALSIAQDAYPDLDLQAELAAIDMLVARLKSRIVEGTPAIQRLRVLNQFFYRELGFGPNANDYYDPENSYLNAVLQTRRGIPISLAVLLMEIGQQIGLPLKGVSFPNHFLVRMSIPAGEVVIDPLTGQTLSKEELQEMLDPYLEKEGIEDPNSVPLGVFLQVATHREIVARMLRNLKAIYLQESRWQRLLAVQQRLVILLPESIEEVRDRGLAYANLECFRPALADLEAYVDARPDAADTPKLKERMPTLRAMSRNLN; this comes from the coding sequence ATGGCAACCAAAGTCCTCGATTATTTTTCGGCCCTGGTCGCGGACGACGACAGCATCCCCCTGACAGAAACCGCCCTGTCGATCGCGCAGGACGCCTACCCGGACCTGGACCTGCAGGCCGAGCTGGCCGCCATCGACATGCTCGTCGCACGGCTGAAGAGCCGCATCGTCGAAGGCACGCCGGCCATCCAGCGCCTGCGGGTGCTCAACCAGTTCTTCTATCGCGAGCTGGGCTTCGGGCCCAATGCAAACGATTACTACGACCCCGAGAACTCCTACCTGAATGCCGTGCTGCAGACACGGCGCGGCATCCCGATCTCGCTGGCGGTGCTGCTGATGGAGATCGGGCAGCAGATCGGGCTGCCGCTCAAGGGCGTGTCCTTCCCGAACCACTTCCTGGTGCGCATGAGCATTCCCGCAGGCGAGGTCGTGATCGATCCGCTGACCGGGCAGACGCTGTCGAAGGAAGAACTGCAGGAGATGCTCGACCCGTACCTGGAAAAGGAAGGCATCGAAGACCCGAACTCGGTACCGCTCGGGGTGTTCCTGCAGGTGGCGACGCACCGCGAGATCGTCGCGCGCATGCTGCGCAACCTGAAGGCGATCTATCTGCAGGAATCGCGCTGGCAGCGGCTGCTAGCGGTGCAGCAGCGGCTGGTGATCCTGCTGCCGGAGTCGATCGAAGAGGTGCGCGACCGGGGGCTGGCCTACGCCAACCTGGAATGCTTCCGGCCGGCCCTGGCCGACCTGGAAGCCTATGTGGATGCCCGCCCCGATGCGGCCGACACCCCCAAGCTCAAGGAGCGCATGCCGACGCTGCGCGCCATGAGCCGCAACCTCAACTGA
- the ppnP gene encoding pyrimidine/purine nucleoside phosphorylase has product MTTETIDGVRLTTKANVYFDGKCVSHSFALPDGTKKSVGVVLPATLTFGTAAAEIMECVGGSCEYRLDGSDEWKQSGPGERFQVPANSKFDIRVTEAYHYICHYA; this is encoded by the coding sequence ATGACCACCGAAACCATTGACGGCGTCCGCCTCACCACCAAGGCCAATGTGTACTTTGACGGCAAGTGCGTCAGCCACAGCTTTGCGCTGCCCGACGGCACCAAAAAGTCCGTGGGCGTGGTGCTGCCCGCCACGCTGACCTTCGGCACGGCCGCCGCCGAGATCATGGAATGCGTGGGCGGTTCTTGCGAATACCGGCTCGACGGTAGCGACGAGTGGAAACAATCCGGCCCCGGCGAACGCTTCCAGGTTCCCGCAAACTCCAAGTTCGACATCCGCGTGACCGAGGCCTACCACTACATCTGCCACTACGCATAA
- the rpsT gene encoding 30S ribosomal protein S20 has product MANTAQARKRARQAVVQNAHNSALRSRLRTAVKAVRKAIAGGDKAAAANVFKQAQSTIDSIADKKIVHKNKAARAKSRLSAAIKAMGA; this is encoded by the coding sequence ATGGCAAACACCGCACAAGCACGCAAGCGCGCACGCCAAGCTGTCGTCCAGAACGCGCACAATTCCGCGCTGCGTTCGCGCCTGCGCACCGCTGTCAAGGCCGTTCGCAAGGCCATCGCCGGCGGCGACAAGGCAGCCGCTGCCAACGTGTTCAAGCAGGCCCAGAGCACGATCGACAGCATCGCTGACAAGAAGATCGTCCACAAGAACAAGGCTGCGCGCGCCAAGTCGCGCCTGTCCGCTGCCATCAAGGCAATGGGCGCCTGA
- a CDS encoding VTT domain-containing protein translates to MDIVMQLIDIVLHVDKSLGMLIQQYGAWVYVLLFAIVFAETGLVVLPFLPGDTLLFIAGAMCATGQMDAWLLIALLVTAAVTGNTVNYFVGTWIGPKVFDGHIRFLDHEALLKTHAFYERHGGKTLVMARFIPVVRTFAPFVAGVSKMTFAKFQLFNMIGAVLWVAILVLSGEAFGTVPVIRDHLNTIVLIGLGAAVVPLVLGGLWKLLKRRRTVVQK, encoded by the coding sequence TTGGATATCGTGATGCAACTGATCGACATCGTGCTGCATGTCGACAAATCGCTGGGGATGCTGATCCAGCAATACGGCGCGTGGGTCTACGTGCTGCTGTTCGCCATCGTGTTTGCCGAAACCGGCCTGGTGGTGCTGCCGTTCCTGCCGGGCGACACGCTATTGTTCATTGCCGGCGCCATGTGCGCAACCGGCCAGATGGATGCCTGGCTGCTGATCGCCCTGCTGGTGACGGCCGCGGTCACGGGCAATACGGTCAACTATTTCGTCGGCACCTGGATCGGGCCGAAAGTGTTCGACGGGCATATCCGCTTTCTCGACCACGAGGCGTTGCTCAAGACGCACGCCTTCTACGAGCGCCACGGCGGCAAGACACTGGTGATGGCGCGCTTCATTCCGGTGGTGCGCACGTTCGCGCCGTTCGTGGCCGGCGTGTCGAAGATGACCTTCGCCAAGTTCCAGCTGTTCAACATGATCGGGGCGGTGCTGTGGGTGGCGATCCTGGTGCTGTCCGGCGAAGCCTTCGGCACCGTGCCGGTGATCCGCGACCACCTGAACACCATCGTGCTGATCGGCCTGGGCGCGGCCGTCGTGCCGCTGGTGCTGGGCGGGCTGTGGAAGCTGCTCAAGCGCCGCCGCACGGTGGTGCAGAAATAA
- a CDS encoding DUF3579 domain-containing protein, producing the protein MAANPRQFFIQGVTRDGKTFRPSDWADRLCGVMAQFRPAGDTGDPRFTYSPYVRPVMSGGIKSVFVDERLREIEPKALDFVLNFAHDNNLQLVEACLLPESATPAKS; encoded by the coding sequence ATGGCAGCCAACCCACGCCAATTCTTTATCCAGGGCGTCACCCGTGACGGAAAAACCTTCCGACCGAGCGACTGGGCCGATCGGCTGTGCGGCGTGATGGCGCAGTTCCGGCCGGCCGGGGATACCGGGGACCCCCGCTTCACCTACTCGCCCTACGTGCGCCCCGTCATGTCGGGCGGCATCAAGAGCGTCTTCGTGGACGAACGCCTGCGCGAGATCGAACCCAAGGCACTGGACTTCGTCCTCAACTTCGCGCACGACAACAACCTGCAGCTGGTCGAAGCCTGCCTGCTGCCGGAAAGCGCCACCCCGGCGAAAAGCTGA
- the argF gene encoding ornithine carbamoyltransferase has translation MNPPSKIKHYLQFKDFSQEEYAYLLDRSRILKAKFKNYETWHPLHDRTLAMIFEKNSTRTRLSFEAGIHQLGGHAVFLNTRDSQLGRGEPIEDAAQVISRMTDIIMIRTFGQEIIERFAAHSRVPVINGLTNEYHPCQVLADIFTFIEHRGPIQGKTVTWVGDANNMAYTWIQAAEILGFRFHFSAPKGYQLDPAMVADSSRPFVHVFENPLEACEGAHLVTTDVWTSMGYEAENEARKKAFGDWMVTEAMMQRAQPDALFMHCLPAHRGEEVEAAVIDGKQSVVWDEAENRLHVQKALMEYLLCGRY, from the coding sequence ATGAACCCACCAAGCAAGATCAAGCATTACCTGCAGTTCAAGGACTTTTCCCAGGAAGAGTACGCGTACCTGCTGGACCGCTCCAGGATCCTCAAGGCCAAGTTCAAGAACTACGAGACGTGGCACCCGCTGCATGACCGCACGCTGGCCATGATCTTTGAGAAGAATTCCACGCGCACGCGTCTGTCGTTCGAAGCCGGCATCCACCAGCTCGGCGGCCACGCCGTCTTCCTCAACACGCGCGACTCGCAACTGGGCCGCGGCGAGCCGATCGAGGACGCGGCGCAGGTCATCTCCCGCATGACCGACATCATCATGATCCGCACCTTCGGGCAGGAGATCATCGAGCGCTTTGCCGCCCACTCGCGCGTGCCGGTCATCAACGGGCTGACCAACGAATACCATCCGTGCCAGGTGCTGGCCGACATCTTTACCTTCATCGAGCACCGTGGCCCGATCCAGGGCAAGACCGTCACCTGGGTCGGCGACGCCAACAACATGGCGTACACCTGGATCCAGGCGGCCGAGATACTCGGCTTCCGCTTCCATTTCTCCGCGCCCAAGGGCTACCAGCTCGATCCGGCCATGGTGGCCGACTCCAGCCGCCCGTTCGTGCACGTGTTCGAGAACCCGCTCGAAGCCTGCGAAGGCGCCCACCTGGTGACCACCGACGTGTGGACCAGCATGGGCTACGAGGCCGAGAACGAAGCGCGCAAGAAGGCCTTCGGCGACTGGATGGTCACCGAAGCGATGATGCAGCGCGCCCAGCCTGACGCGCTGTTCATGCACTGCCTGCCCGCGCACCGCGGCGAGGAAGTCGAAGCGGCCGTCATCGACGGCAAGCAGAGCGTCGTGTGGGACGAGGCGGAAAACCGCCTGCACGTGCAGAAGGCGCTGATGGAATACCTGCTCTGCGGCCGGTACTAA